Proteins from one Penaeus vannamei isolate JL-2024 chromosome 8, ASM4276789v1, whole genome shotgun sequence genomic window:
- the LOC138862377 gene encoding uncharacterized protein, whose product MVPGGLRPKPIGEESEKPTTHVKSPTPSPLQTPPSVTHQVHASSTVSRKDPTPRRAPRPLPPLPLVAKAKPTDIGYRESSSLDLGGRSDLPTSGNEEDTPISRDFQTAISARACCQRESRPVRGRSAFVPIRESREVGEKQDFRSQSLTSNPAYRSLPPTRVSCAQLGSSGRPSAPPPKPPRTFAAARPLPPMNPTSQACRAVQDKPPLPPRTPVFKLPPTPTAASQSRPQNALPLPPRSPVWSHAHRDPARPPLPPGRARGSSGPPLPLPPTAHPRARSPSSASPSVPPPATRSLSRPLRHLSASSSDLRACAPPHRPSPRGPRPATLPRWASLLLPGTRPSTPRRDPDAPPNTQGQRGPPASPTPEDRRSRPVAGNSRGSARWPSAPPTGRSASSSSSPAPKPTVTSYTLMVYTDDSTTPPTTSIFLGPPVRR is encoded by the exons ATGGTGCCAG GAGGGTTACGTCCCAAGCCCATAGGCGAGGAGTCCGAGAAGCCAACGACACACGTCAAGTCCCCGACGCCAAGTCCCCTACAGACGCCCCCCTCCGTAACCCACCAAGTCCACGCTTCCTCGACGGTGTCCCGAAAAGACCCCACCCCCAGGAGAGcacctcgacccctcccccccttgcccttgGTCGCTAAAGCCAAGCCGACTGATATCGGTTATCGGGAGTCCTCGTCGCTGGATTTAGGCGGCCGGTCCGATCTGCCGACGTCGGGGAATGAGGAAGACACGCCCATTTCGCGAGATTTCCAGACGGCGATTTCCGCAAGGGCGTGTTGTCAGCGGGAGTCGCGTCCTGTGAGAGGTCGCTCGGCCTTTG TGCCTATCCGAGAGAGCCGTGAAGTGGGGGAGAAGCAGGATTTTCGCTCCCAATCCCTCACCTCCAATCCTGCCTatcgctcccttcctcctacacgtGTGTCCTGCGCTCAACTCGGAAG CTCCGGGCGTCCTTCAGCGCCGCCTCCGAAGCCACCACGAACCttcgccgccgcccgcccgctcccGCCCATGAATCCTACTTCCCAGGCGTGCCGCGCGGTTCAGGacaagccccctctccccccgaggACGCCCGTGTTCAAGCTGCCTCCCACGCCCACCGCCGCATCGCAATCCCGCCCACAGAACGCCCTCCCTCTGCCGCCGCGATCGCCCGTCTGGTCGCACGCCCATCGTGATCCTGCGCGTCCGCCCCTGCCACCAGGACGGGCGAGAGGCTCCTCGggcccgcctcttcctcttcctcctactgcgCATCCTCGGGCTAGGTCCCCGTCCTCGGCTTCTCCTTCGGTGCCTCCTCCagccactcgctctctctcccggccCCTCCGCCACCTCTCTGCTTCGTCATCCGATCTCCGCGCCTGTGCCCCTCCGCACCGCCCTTCGCCGAGAGGTCCTCGTCCAGCCACCCTGCCGAGGTGGGCTTCGCTGCTTCTCCCAGGGACCCGACCCTCCACCCCCAGGAGGGATCCGGACGCCCCCCCCAACACCCAGGGGCAAAGAGGACcacctgcctcccccaccccggAGGACAGGAGATCGCGGCCGGTCGCAGGGAATTCCAGAGGGTCGGCGAGGTGGCCGTCAGCTCCTCCTACAGGAAGAAgtgcttcgtcctcttcctcgccAGCCCCTAAGCCTACGGTCACGTCCTACACGCTCATGGTGTACACGGACGACTCCACGACGCCGCCAACGACCTCGATCTTCCTGGGACCCCCTGTGCGTAGGTGA